The DNA window TCGACGTCATCCTGCGCGCGGTCTTCGGGCTCGAGGAGGGTGCCCAGCTCGCCCGGGTGCGCGACACGCTGCTCCGCGCCTTGAAGCTCTTCGACGGCGCGGCGGCCGCCTTCCTCGCCATTCCGGCGCTGCAGATGGAGCTCGGAGGCCTGACCCCGTGGGGCCGCTTCGTGCGGCACCGGCGCGACGTCGACGGGGTGCTCCGCGCCGAGATCGCGCGGCGGCGCGCGGACGGGACCGCCGGACGCACCGACGTGCTCTCCCTGCTCGTCGAGGCGCGCGACGAGCACGGCGAGCCGATGACCGACCAGGAGCTCCTCGACGAGATGTTCACGATTCTCGGCGCGGGCCACGAGACGACGGCGATCTCGATGTCGTGGGCTCTGCACCACGTGCTCGGCCGGCCTGACGTTCTCGAACGGATCGAGGCCGAGCACCAAAGCGTTGCGGGCGAGGGTCCGGTCGAGCCCGACCATCTCGGGAAGCTCGAGTACCTCGACGCCGTCATCAAGGAGTCGGCGCGGCTCACCCCGGTCGCGACGCAGGTCCTGCGGCGGCTGAAGGTCCCGATGCGCATCGGCGGCTGGGACCTCCCCGCGGGGATCAACGTGTCGGCTGCCATCTATGCGACGCACCACCGCGTCGACCTTTGGCCGGAGCCCGAGCGCTTCGATCCCGACCGCTTCGTCGGCACCCGACCGAGCCCGTACAGCTTCTTCCCCTTCGGGGGTGGCGAGCGGCGATGCCTGGGGGCGGCCTTCGCGAGCTACGAGATGAAGGTGGTGCTCGACCAGGTGCTGTCCCGGGCGAGCCTCAGGGTGGCGTCCGGCTATCGCATGCGGCCGGTCCTGCGTGCCATCACCGTGGCGCCGTCGGACGGCATGCCGGTGGTGCTGGATCGCCGGACGGGGTGACTGCCGATCTGGTGAGGTGCCGGATCGGGGGCGCCTCCTGGTGGCAGCGGCGTCGTTCGTCGCCCCGGCCGCGGCTCCGGCGGCGGGTGGCTACCAGGATCGCGGCACACCAGCGAAGGGGCGCGCGCTGTCGCGGCCCTCGCTCAGGGGAACGTCGTGACCGCGGGCATCGACACAGGTGAGGCGCCCGACCACAACGCGTTATTGTCACCGCGGACTGGCGCTGGTACCGCTCGGGCGCCGCACCAGGGGGAACGGCACATGGTCCCGCGTGCTCTCGCCGCCGTCCTGCTCCTCGTGGCCGCCGCTCCCGCCCGCGGCGGCTCGTTCGCCAACTTCGAGAGCGGGCATGTCCGGCCCCTCGCGCTCTCGCCGGGCGGCGACCGGCTCTTCGCGCTGAACACGCCGGACAATCGCCTGGCGATCTACACGATCGGCGCGAGCGGGCTGTCGCTCGCGGCGGAGGTCCCGGTCGGCCTCGAGCCGGTGGCGGTCGCCGCGCGCACGAACCTCGCCGGGCAGACCGAGGTCTGGGTGGTGAATCACCTCTCCGACAGCGTCAGCGTCGTCGAGATCGACCCGTCGGACGTGACGCGCTCCCGCGTCGCGCGCACGCTGCGGGTCGGCGACGAGCCGCGCGACATCGTCTTCGCGGGCAGCGGCCATGCCCGCGCCTTCGTCACCGCGGCGCGGCGCGGACAGAACCGCTTCGCCGCCGACCCGGCCGGCGGGCCGCAGCTCACCGCGCCCGGCGTCGGCCGTGCCGACGTGTGGGTGTTCGACGCCGACGGGGCCGGGGATGCGCCGCTCGCGATCGTGCAGCTCTTCGGCGACGCGCCGCGGGCGCTCGCGGCGAGCTCCGACGGCTCGGTCGTGTACGCGGCGGTGCTCGACTCGGGCAACCGCACCACGGCGATCACCGAGCAGGTGGTGAGCGCGAACGGCGGACTGCCGCCTCCGCCGCCCGGCTCGACGCCCGGCGCCCCGAGCACCGGCCTCATCGTGCGGTTCGACCCGGCGACCGGCCACTGGGAGGACGAGATCGGCCGCAACTGGAGCGCGTCGGTGGCCTTCGCGTTGCCGGACGACGACGTGTTCGTGCTCGACGCCGATGCCACCCCGCCCGCATCGACGGGGGTCGTGACCGGCGTCGGGACCGTGCTCTTCAACATGGCCGTCCGCCCGACCAACGGCAAGCTCTACGTCGCGAACACCGACGCGCGCAACGACGTCCGCTTCGAGCCGATGGTGCGCGGGCACCTCGCGGAGAGCCGGATCACGGTCGTGAGCGGAACCCTGGCAACCCCACATCACCTGAACCCGCACATCGACTATGCGACCGTCCCCGGACCGCAGTCCGAGATCGACCGGAGCCTCGCCTTCCCGATGGACCTGGCGTTCTCCGCCGACGGGCAGACGCTCTTCGTGGTCGCGTTCGGCTCGGCGAAGGTCGGCGCGCTCCGGGCGGACGACCTCGAGGCGGGGGTCATCACGGCAGCGCAGCTACCCGTCGGCCAGGGACCGAGCGGCATCGTCCTCGACGCGGCGCGCGACCGGCTCTACGTCATGAACCGGATCGACGGCTCGATCTCGATCGTCGCGAACGCGAGCAACGCGGCGACGCGCGCGGTGACCGGGACCGTGCCGCTGCGCTTCGACCCGTCGCCTCCCGCGGCGCGCACCGGACGCATCTTCCTCTACGATGCGCGGCGCTCGGCGCATGGCGATTCGGCCTGCGCGAGCTGCCACATCTTCGGCGATTTCGACGGCCTGGCCTGGGATCTCGGCGACCCGTTCGGCACCGTCGTGCGCAATCCGAACCCCTTCCGCGTCCCGCCCCCGGGTGGAAACCCGAGCTTCCATCCGATGAAGGGCCCGATGACGACGCAGAGCCTCCGCGGGCTCGCCGATCCGGCCGGCCCCATGCACTGGCGCGGCGATCGCACGGGCGGGAGCGACCCCGGCGGGGACGCGCTCGCCGAGGACCAGGCCTTCAAGAAGTTCAACCCGGCGTTCGTCGGCCTCCTCGGC is part of the Deltaproteobacteria bacterium genome and encodes:
- a CDS encoding cytochrome P450, whose protein sequence is MATPERELAPEAPIAPTTAARTGLPPGPATWPPLQMLRYARRPYGSIEENARQFGNCWTVRAPGQPPIVSFSDPDAIKVIFTADVDEVHGGEGQAPILGPILGWKSVLVLDGARHRRERRLLMPPFHGERMHLYGLMMRGITDRVIDRWPLGQPFPVHREMQTITLDVILRAVFGLEEGAQLARVRDTLLRALKLFDGAAAAFLAIPALQMELGGLTPWGRFVRHRRDVDGVLRAEIARRRADGTAGRTDVLSLLVEARDEHGEPMTDQELLDEMFTILGAGHETTAISMSWALHHVLGRPDVLERIEAEHQSVAGEGPVEPDHLGKLEYLDAVIKESARLTPVATQVLRRLKVPMRIGGWDLPAGINVSAAIYATHHRVDLWPEPERFDPDRFVGTRPSPYSFFPFGGGERRCLGAAFASYEMKVVLDQVLSRASLRVASGYRMRPVLRAITVAPSDGMPVVLDRRTG